ttttgtgaCCCCCACTTTTGAAACATTTTGCCCCAGGGGTGAGGCAAAACCCCTCACtctttgattttaatatagaaACTTTAAAAAGTGACAGCAGAAAAAGACTCAGTGGTGCATCAAATCTAAACTTTGATTTTTCCAGATGAATGTTAAGACCCGGCTCTGCCACTTAGCCTGGAGCCTATGACTATGATGCAACAGTGAGAATGGCTTGAGAGCTCTCCCTCCACATTATTAACTTTTTAAACTGctgaaatttttaattttgattttcacATTTAACATGTAAATTCAATTCCTGTTTTTAATATGCTTCTAGTCGtgtatttatattgatttattatattgtttgtaTTCACTTAGATCCTGGAATCTAAGATAACTTACTTAGTAATCTTAGATAACTTACTTAAAAATTCAATTCTTCCCAGAGGGCTTGACCTCTTTAATCCTGATAGACAACTTCCCCTCTCCCTAGAAACAGGTGATAGAGAATAAATGACTTTCTCTGGACTATTTCTATTCATTGTTTTTAATACCACTAGGCTGTGATCAAGCCAAACAATTGCTTATCGATAGAATAAGAGAGATGGCATTCCAGCTAGACTTTTACAGGATATTTCTCTACAGCAGAAATCAGATTAAATGGGATGTGTGGGAACCAGCAAGGTATCTGAAAGAACTGACTTTTCCTAAGAAGAGTATAGCATTTTTTAAAGAGCCAGATGTACTATCCTCCCATTAGCACTCTTTGCAAGGCAGGTATGATCAAACACCAACAGCTTAATAAATGTTTATATGTGGCAGTGGAGAAGTTGAAGGTATCTCACATGTCCTGTTGTACTGCAAGTTCTACAGGGACATCTGATCAATGTACATTCTCCTTCTATTAGAGAGTTTCTAGGGAGATCAGATAATTTCTACATGAACCATCTCCTTCAGAATTCAAATCCAGCCACCACTTTTTTGTGCTGCTGCAAtgataataaggaaaaaaaatatttaaagaactaAAAGTCCTTATTCATGTTGCTACTTGGTTTAGTTATTTTCCAATAATTTTGTGAGAacgtatttattttaatatttaactttTGTGATAATCTATGACTGCAATAAAGATTGTTGTTGTATGTTtggaaaatgaattattttagcaAATCTGAAGGAAAATAATAGGGTTGTTTTGTATATAAATTCCCAACTACCTCTAAAAATTATACCGACTATGACAGGTATGTCTGGGTGGAAATTAGTCTACAGGGAGCTAAAACTTTGTTTTATATCCTAAATGAGGATAAaacagcattttatttttaaaaagtgggtgAACTTTTGAAATTTTCACATGAAAATTGATTTCTCCTAAAGGAATTATAATAAAGTTGTTTCTATACAAAAAGATAAAGTTCTgagaaaaatatcaaaaataacACAGATTAAATTACAAGAGGAGGGATTTAGTTGATAATTTGAACCCATGGTGAAATGTGAAattcattactactggttctgtgggcgtgacttggtgggggcTAATGTGATTGAGTGGCcgtggctttttttaacttttaaacacattttttctacaacctctttggccaaaaaatgcttttaaaaggctcctctgatgatcccagctgagccgcgcaatcatcagaggcttttttttttactattaaaagcattttttttggccgtatgatgatcatgcggctcagctgggcatggaggggggcagggatttttgctatcagttctccaaaccacctgccaccatcgctaccggatcacacgatctggtctgaactgagagcatttcaccctgatttGAACCTTTTATAGCTGATTTTCCTCCATTTATTACCATGTTTGAACAAAAATTGAAATGTGAATTGGCTCATCCAATGATATTAGAacagaagaataacagaatattaaagttggaaggtaccttggaagtATTGAACTcaacctcctgcttaagcaggggcccATATGTCATTTccaaaaaatggctgtccaatcttttctttaaaacctccagtgatggagcattcaaaacttcaagAAACTAAGGTAGGATGGAAGTTCCTGGAAATTTGACAAATCAGCCACAAAAGTAAGATTATTGTTGCAAAATAGGTTAATTTCTGATACTCTGGTTCACATTTAAAAGAACACAAATTGATTTTCATTTCTGGAGAATGCTTAGTGAAGTACTGTACTGACTTACTTTTGAATTCAATTGTTCAATTgaatatctttttatttattgaagCTCACATCAAGTTGATGTATAGTATCCCTCAGCTTCCCTGAGTTATAAACGTGAACACAAAATTATATACTTCCTCAGATTGAACAAGAGTCATTCTTATCAGGTCATTTGTAGAAGAATAGTGGAAAACTTAGATGAATAGTGTGGAATAGAAAATTCCAAATCCCCAAGGATTATAATAATTCTCCACATGCTTCAAGTGTTTATTCAGGCACTGAATAATTGAAATTGAAGACATCATTAGGAAAGCAGTCCCTCCAAAATAAGTGAGCAAAGCTCCACAATGTGTTGACACCCCTCTTACCACATCCAACAAGTCATTTGTAAAGAAGTAGGAGATTAAAATAAAACTGCAATCCTTTCAATTGGCTCATGGCAGAGCTTCATTTCTTCAAGTTAGAACTGGATTGTCAGGTATAAAGAAAACTATTGTGTCCTCACTAAAGATAGTGTGGTAGAGACTGCATCTGAAGTAGGGGAAGGAGTTAAGAGACTGTGTAGCTTGGAATCACTGAAAAAGAGGAAGGGATGGAAAGTAAACACTTTCTAAACCTTGCACTGCTTATCTAGTTATTCTATAATATGTGTACAGTAGTTTCGCTAGATTCTTGTAAATAGGAGAGTTATAAATAGGAAAGCAATAAACAAAACACTCTGATCCACTTTTAGTGTCATTCTGTTTCCTTGTGCctgacagataatccttgacataTGATTGTAATGGTTTTTCATTATGGTTGTATGTCATGATGACTGTAAATCAGTCATGTAACCAACTCAAATCCACAATCTTTTTTGTAGCACTTGTTAAGTAACTATTGTGGCTATTAAACTAACCCATTATTGCTAAGTTGTGGTTTTTCAGTTAAACCATTGTAAAACTCAGTCATATAATTGAAGGATGCATCAAACAGCTGTAATTGAGATAATGTCatattgtcaagcatccaaagtaAAGTCACATGGCCATGGAGTGTGTGTGGTAACTGTTAAAATTTTAGAACTCTTTATTCCAATGCAGGCTGATACTTAATAAAgactggttgtaagtagaggacaacTGCACTCAGGTTCTTGagtataattttgtttttatggATTGCTTGCAGAACATTCATGGGCAACAGTGGCTACTGTGGGTTGCATATCTAGAGTTGGCTGCAACTACACAGTCTGCAAGGTAACCTAAAGTCCCCAATGACTCATTGCAATGCTTTCTATAACCTTTTTCATCTCCAAAATATTATTCTGTAACCTTTTGATTACAAATTTAACAAAAGCTTCATGCAATCTTCCTATACTATAATAACAGCAAGGAGACTCTACCAGCTACTTTTTGTAGGTGATGCAATAGCAATTATTGCTGAGTATCAAAATATATTTGATATTCTATCAAAATATAGAATATACAATACACATTAATAAGATTGTAATATAAAACTAAATAATTATAGAAACACATCATTCTATCATATTTTTTACTCATCCAAATTGTCATGAGAAATGTTACTTTGTTTGGTACAACTTCATATAGGGTTATCTAGATACATTGCCATTCCTCAAAACAAAAAGATaggtttaccaaaaaaaaaatatccaccagtTATTTTCTAGGAAAGGTTTCCCATTTTTAATAGTTTTGACAGGGCAAACCTGATGTCCTTGTTTCTCATACTATAAATGAGAGGATTCAATAAAGGAGGGATAAAACAATATAGTACAGTTGTTGCTAAATCCTGTACACCGGAGGGTACTTTCATATATGCAATTGATGCAGATAGAAGAAATATTGAAACAACAAACAGATGGGGTAAACAAGTGGAGAaagcttttttccttccttcctttgaggGAATTTTGAGAACGGCATCGAAAACAGACACATAAGTAATAAGAATATAGACAAAGCAACCTATGCCCaagatacaaattacaacaattaatttgatttcattttgaTTTAAATCCATGCAGGTGAGTTTAAGTAACTGTGGGATTTCACAGAAAATCTGATTGATAGTATTGGAACAAAAAGGAGCTGCAAAGGTAAAACAAGTATTCAACAATGCATTAATAAGGCTGCTGACCCACACAGCGAGAATCATGTAAATGCAGGCTTGTTTGTTCATTATTGTTTCATAGTGTAATGGATTGCAAATGGCAACATAGCGATCATAAGCCATGACTGTGAGGATCCAAAAATCAGAACCCATAAAAAAGGCAAAAAGGAAAACTTGACAAACACATCCAAAATAAGAAATATGTCTCGTGTTCATGAGTATATTGGCTATGGATTTAGGGACAATGACAGAAATAACACCAAGGTCTTGTATGGCCAAGTTCATCAGGAAGAAGTACATGGGATTGTGGAGACGTTGGTCACAAAGTATTGCAGAGATGATGAGGAGATTCCCTGTCAGAACTGCCAAGTACAACACAGTGAAAAcaaagaagtaaaacatcttcaattcTTCTATCTCTGTGATGTCAAAAAGCATAAAATCAGATATAATGGATTGATTATCCATGGTTTACAATATGGCACATGATGTttctagaaaaaagaatagaaggAGAGTTATTGGATTTTGAATTTCATcctaatattttaattatctgataaattttttatttaatctGTATAGATTTACTAATCTTTATCCCTTTAAATATTCAGGAAAAGATAAGGGAAAATAATGTTTAAGAACCTAATGCTAGTTTTTGATGTTATTTTTGGAAAATCTCAACAATGAATTTTTCAGAATTTTCTCCATCTTGTTGCATGAAATATCTCCACCTATTTGCTTTGTAACTATGATTCTTCaatcactactactactactattactactactactactactactactactattattattattatttaaaattccaAAACAATGGAAATAGTGTGTTTCATTGGAAATCTGTAAATTATAACACTAACAAAATCCTTTTCTGAGGTTTAAATTAAGATAATTATCTAATTATGTGTGgctttttaaatatgtattttgaaACTTTTTTGTTATGAAGGTAGGTTTTCAAGTTAGGAGAATCACACTGTCTGAGAAATATATACTAATGTTTTTAACTTATTCATACCAAGCAAAATTACCAAGCAATGTTGGGAACAACTAGAAATATTGGGACTCATTTCTTTGTTGTCCCACAAGAACAACacagtctttttaaaaagctaagtgGTTTTATTTCTACACAGATTTAATTTTGGAGTTATTATTAAACTTTAGTAATCAAGATAAAGTCTCAAATAGCAATTCACACCTCAATTAAAATGAGCAACAAGCTCCCCATACTGCAACCATTTTCATACTACATCACATATCATAGCAATAAATGAACTTGATTAAATAAACATAGAAAGAAAAATCCTCAAAATGGTAGATTTTTGGCTATCTCAGATTGTTTAACCATTAATTTTCACAAGAAGCCTGCAAAGGATTGTTACAGCAATAAATaagtttgaggtttttttttaaaaaaaggcaaaagcACAGATCCTCATACAGTAGTAAGAGGGGGTAGGTAAGTTCAATGTAAAATacatgaaaatttatttatttttttaaataaaaaacttaatttaatacacatatttcccattttGAAATGGATTTGATTCAGGTTTGTTTTCAATTACCCATTCTTCATTAAATGCTAATAACTTATAGTTAATTAGTTATAATAAATCAACTATTCAGTCACTAGActaaatatttacttatttatttgatctGAGGAGCAATAAAATATACAGTTAAATGAACTCTGTCCCAGGCTAACCCTATAGTTACAGTTTACCAGAATAATGAAATtataaatatcttcaaagaatggAAAATTCAGTTGTTGGACTGTGCTTCAGTGCCAAAATTGGCTTCATATTTGAACAAACAAAATTCATAAAGCAGTTATATTTACTTCAAGATTCCTGAATTATATTTTCACAAATGATCTTGTCCAGTAGCCAAAGTTGTGGGGTCTCCCAACATAAAGTGTTAATATACAAAcctatttatatgtttataaatAAGAGAATAATTTTCAGTAtaaacagaaattataaaattaatctGGGATTATAATGGATATTATATCGACAACCTTAATTAATTAACAGAACTGACAGACATGTTAGTTCTGATGCTAAATTGAAaacttaaactttaaaaaaatattttaggtaTTTTcccatatttataaatattaacaCATATAAACAAAGGGAATGTATTGTAACAAAGATAAATACATTCCTCAGTATACATTTAGAATTCTAATATTTAAGTTTATTTTCTGAGGAATCCAGTAATAGTTCTACTGTTCATTCAATAAATTTACAGAAAGCTTACATATTTCCCTTCCAAACTTACATATTTCCCTTCCCTACCTTTTAATTCCCAGCGTTAAGTACTCATCTCATCTTAAATATTGTTGCTAAAATgtctcagaaaaagaaaaagttttaaaagaatgAATTTATTAATATACCTTCTCTCTTGGGTGATTTCTGCTCATCCAGCAGGGGATTAGTTTATTTAAATCATGTATGAAGGTTCAAAACAAGATTCTGTAAGGaaatataactttttaagaaaatattcctgactgaaattttctttttcatttctgtgtGTGGCCTCATGATAACAATAAGAAGTTAATAAAACAATCACAGTATACTACTATCTGGTTTGAAAATGTCCTGGAAAATGTCTAGATTTTAATTAAAAGTTCTAACTTTTCACAATATAACAAGAACAAAACTGGTAAATGCTATTTTgaactgtttttaaaaagctatagACATTATGCTAACAGatataaaagaaagcaaaatttaaccctaaaataataaaataggaaaaaaatgtatttcaaactttcaaaattgtattattatggttggttacagagtcagccataTATTTATCCTGGATTAGGCAAAAAACCTAGGATAGTCAAATGTTATCTGATGATGTTAAAGATATTATCACAGGATGTAATCTGTTCCAATTAAATCAGTCTTTGTCAatagactgatggtgattttgtcaatgctgatggtgttcaagtggtgctccaatttAGTTTGGGATTGCATTCAAGACACTTATTATTACTGGcactatctttgttttcttttgccagtcattctacttttatttgtggttctttgtattttgtgattggctctaattgtttcttgtctATTCTATTGCTTCTAGCTCTGACAACCTCCGTTATCTAGATATTTTGTTTTTCCTATCaacaatttatttctttatttgatttttatagctGCCTATTTTAATCAACAACCCTGGTTGGCTTACAATTCCAAAACTGTAAaaacaagtaaaacaataaaaagaaatttaaaaacaataaaaatgtccAAATTAAATATACACAATGGCCAGGATAGTTAACAGTAATTGTAAGAAAtacaaagatctattagatattcatggaaaattaaaaacactacaggacctccaagaacaaggactacgggttgactggtgggcctatcttcagttacaaaatcgatacaaacaagattataaaagaatatggaatatatcttaaactacaacaattaaataaaattttactagggccagacaaaaagaaaatacccaaatttataaatatttgctagaagtagaattggaagaagaagtagtgaaaggatgtatgattgcatggggtcaaaatattggacataatataaatttatcagattgggagaaaatatggaacgaaaattataaactaacaaaatcagcagcatacaaagaaaatgcatataaaatattcTACAGGTAGCACCTATCCCCTTCaagactagcgaaaatgtattccaaaatgtctcccatatgctggaaatggaaaaataaagagggaacatattaccatatgtggtggtcctgccctgaatcccgtaaatattggttaaaaattaaaaagtggctacaagaaatcatgaatgaacaattggatctagaacccgaactctttttattggggatttttaaaaaaaaatatatgtgaagagtataaaatatttaatactacatatattacctgcagctaggatggccttcgctcagtgttggaaacagccatgtgtgcccacagagagacttatacaaaagtgttgtgcctcgttcgCTCCCCCTGACGCAGCCGAgcctctcttatctcctgccagatgctgatagtgctgaagaatgtcctggcttgcctccagcccccagccctggcaccatgcccagacaggccgaacaaacaaacctccctccaatagcatgtgcgcctgaagccagccacgagctgagattaccaacagctggagacgaaacgatgcaatggatagatccatgcttccagagaatggagaggcgacgtcaccaaaaggaagggaggggtaggcctggataagtgctgagtcatggagccacaccccatggcctatataaaggatctgctttctggcattctctgagtcaggcaaagtctaacttggattgctgaagtcacatcctggtctcctgcctgccctgagaactctgacagaactttggcaaagttgcagaggctttgcagccacacttgatacggacttccccgacccagccgtcagaggagaagtgggacacgacaaaaagatcatgaattgcgcagaaatggacaaactaactttgagtttgaaagataaagagacatcagtattttatggtagatgggaacggtggtatggatggatggaaaggagatagacagggatatttagttactaagtataagcaatagataaaataagaacacaaatatgtacaatttaatgtttgtaattatTGCAAGGATTATTGTtagaagaaaaacaccacaattagctgttaagtgatataatcttttctttttcctttttttctatgcttttaatgtaaaaaagttcaataaagtatatatacaaaaaaaaaacagtaattgTAAGAAATGGAACCCTTAACACACACTCAGTAATACAGCCcacattacattaaaaagaaattaccaCTCCAAAGTAATTTGGTTCCAGGGTAGAAAAACATGGCAAGTAAAACCACTTGCTGACTTTGACAAAGATATTTTTGCCTTTATTTCATATAAAACTTTGGTGAAAAATTTTGTGAAAGTGATAAATAAGGAAGGTGAAgattttcattatttgagacagatgttcccaagaaacatttctttttaatgtaatgtgACTATCTTGCACAGCTGCCGCAACAGTTCCACATTTTCATGTTTCTTTCGTATGTTAAATTTTGTACTATAACAGGTATTAAAGCAcctatattttattgtttaaaaacaGAAGATATTATAAAACATGATAGGTTAAGGGCTGACATGGTCGCAACCTTGCATCCAAAAAtctataaaatagcaatagcactttgatttatatattacttcacagtgctttacagctctctttaagtggtttacagagacaccatattgcccccaacaaattaggtcctcattttactgacctcagaaggatggaaagctaagtcaaccttgagccagtgggactcgaactgccaaacaactggcagatgatagTCAGCAGaataagcctgcaatactgcattctaaccactgtgccaccacatacACCCAAAAGTGTTTATAGAGCAAGATCTTTGTTGCTTAGTGTACTTAGAATAAATATAGGATTCCCATATGGCTAACAATATTTTCTATTTTGCAAAACTCTGGTAATAGAAGCTCCCATATAAGACTCCATGCTTCAGGAGATTTGGATAATTTAGTTACATAAAAATTAATTATTGTTAGCATAAAATGTTTAAACTGATTAAATTCCACAGCTAAGAGCCTATAATTTTATTCTTCATATTACGTTTCCGTTGGTAATTCCTCCATGTCATACAATTATGGAATATGTGGCTCAGTTAATTTAGAAACTACAAGGAGTCTTCGAGTTATGAATGAAATGGAGCCTGTTCATTCCATTCATACATTGAGGATTCGTAGAAGTGAATCTCGTCCCTTGAATGAGCTCACTCCCTGCTTTCTACTCTTGCATTTGCTAATCAAATGCATGGttcgttaagtgcacatgaggtatctcagggtggggaaAGCCATGAGGGCCTAGTGATAGAATAGGTCCCCAAGACCTTCCCAACCCACTAAGATACCTCATGTTTCCCTCTCCCTTCCGCTTATCTTACAAGAGCTATCTCCTCTGTGCCATGGTTTGTTGCTTTGAGGGAGTGGAGAGTCAGTGGAAGCTCTGTTTTTAACTGACTATTTTACAAGGAAATGAAGCTTCCCGTCCACATCAGTTCTCTGCTTGGGTGAAAAGTGTTTGGGCACCTATGGGATGCTTAGAAATGGAGCAGATGGCTTTTCACTTTTCTGCGTGAAAAGTGTTCCGGTGGTgacaaaaagaaggaggagagggagaaaggcacCACAAACACTTTTCATACTCAGAAGTAAAGTTTATGGAGTTTCTGGGGTCTGTGATCTTGTGAGAGTTCAGGCACCAGTCTCTGCAAAAAATTAGGTTACAGTACTAACCTAGAGTACTAACCAAAAGATTAGGTTACAGTACTACGGAGCTTCCATTCGCTCTCCTTTCCTTCAAAGGCACAGAAATGGTGGCACAGAGGAGATAGATATTGTAAACTGAGTCCAACAcagtaggaaggaagggagagggaattATGGGGAGCGTGGGGCAAATAGGATGAATGTTGCAGACCTCTACAATCATTCATAAGGGCAaacaactgccatggtgctgcCATAATTTTCTTAAACACCAGGTGGGGCTtatcttgtaacttcaaatgggcaCTAAATGAACACTTATATCCCAGAGATTACctgtacttttaaaataaatatgggaAGTTATATTACTTTGCAGTCTACATGTTGGGAGAGAGTGTTATTTATACAAAGAATAAGATTGTTCTCCTGATGCTTCAATCTATAGTAAGATTACTAAACATGTGTTAATGAGCTGGTTTGGTTTGGAGCTGCAAGGAGAACCATCAACCTGAGGGTCCACTTGAAGAAGTAAAGCAGGACAGAAACATGGTGGTTATTGTTCAGCCTTTAACCAATAAATCCCTAAGCATTATTCTTTGCTATAAAAaaagttctctttttcttttgaaatttaaccatctagtataaaaaagaaaatagaaaatatatatattgtattttaaaaactattttgccACTCATTAATCCAAGAGTAATGATGGTTCAGTCTATaagtatatgtactgtatatgtctacacacacacacacacacacacacacacacacacacacacaggtataTAAAAATCAGTGACAACTATTTAAACCACAGACCATTACATATACTTTGGCCAACAgatctcaatggaaggtgatacaataaaggaagtTGAATAGCATCTTAAATGTAGTTGACGGGCATTTGCCAAGCTAAGGATAATTTTCAGGAGCAACCTCCCCCTATAACTGAAGAGAAAAATTTTCAGTCAGTGTGTGCTACCTTCTCTAATGTATGCCCATGAAACATGGACAGTAGTCTCACAAGTGacgcaaagagccatggaaagatacatcttATAAGATCCCATCTTATAAGATAGGATTGAAAGACCTGCCCATGGATTAGAAAACAAATGAAAGTG
Above is a window of Ahaetulla prasina isolate Xishuangbanna chromosome 4, ASM2864084v1, whole genome shotgun sequence DNA encoding:
- the LOC131198169 gene encoding olfactory receptor 14C36-like yields the protein MDNQSIISDFMLFDITEIEELKMFYFFVFTVLYLAVLTGNLLIISAILCDQRLHNPMYFFLMNLAIQDLGVISVIVPKSIANILMNTRHISYFGCVCQVFLFAFFMGSDFWILTVMAYDRYVAICNPLHYETIMNKQACIYMILAVWVSSLINALLNTCFTFAAPFCSNTINQIFCEIPQLLKLTCMDLNQNEIKLIVVICILGIGCFVYILITYVSVFDAVLKIPSKEGRKKAFSTCLPHLFVVSIFLLSASIAYMKVPSGVQDLATTVLYCFIPPLLNPLIYSMRNKDIRFALSKLLKMGNLS